A single region of the Thermotoga profunda AZM34c06 genome encodes:
- a CDS encoding ATP-binding cassette domain-containing protein yields MENGIDTIVGEKGVKLSEDQRQRIILARALIRKPQVLILDEATSGIDSETEERILKRILIDNKDGFFINN; encoded by the coding sequence ATGGAGAATGGAATAGATACAATTGTTGGAGAAAAAGGAGTAAAACTTTCAGAGGATCAAAGGCAGAGAATTATTCTTGCAAGGGCTTTAATTAGAAAACCACAGGTGTTGATACTGGATGAAGCTACTTCTGGTATAGATAGTGAGACAGAGGAAAGAATTCTCAAAAGAATACTAATTGATAATAAAGATGGGTTTTTCATAAATAACTAA
- a CDS encoding ATP-binding cassette domain-containing protein: MAIVGSSGAGKSTFVSLSNRFLSPTKGGIFINNIPIEEYSLSSL, translated from the coding sequence ATAGCCATTGTAGGGAGTTCAGGGGCAGGGAAGAGCACATTTGTTTCACTTTCCAATCGATTTCTTTCACCCACAAAAGGAGGGATATTCATCAACAATATTCCCATTGAGGAATATTCTCTTTCATCTCTTTGA
- a CDS encoding ABC transporter transmembrane domain-containing protein, which yields MFYHVQTQLLSSQISDQQSTNKGIKKCLCKDIITIDVLNSQNVNNYLSIFVKDIPKTATGIYLGKLQFYFNFGFFVIVLGILFILNAKLTVTVLISAFMFYLSTSALKKLVIRASQKDRENYQEFMKRTKESIEGIFTLKQYSDSRLIENLTNTSAKEWSKANILARMANELSSKNGEINKGIGNAMVVIGFGVYLLWKDEISVGMLVAYNSYMNWIYDILRMMITGLTMFFSSVPNWENFANIFSMPFEKANGVRLEKFEKLEITHVEFKYNDETKILSDLHFKLNLGTE from the coding sequence ATCTTTTATCATGTACAAACTCAACTACTCAGTAGCCAGATATCTGATCAACAATCCACGAACAAAGGAATCAAAAAGTGCTTATGCAAAGATATTATCACTATCGATGTTCTGAACTCTCAAAATGTGAACAATTACCTCTCTATCTTTGTAAAAGATATTCCAAAGACAGCCACAGGAATTTATCTTGGAAAACTACAATTCTATTTCAATTTTGGATTCTTCGTTATTGTTCTTGGAATATTGTTCATTTTAAACGCAAAGTTAACTGTCACCGTCCTCATCAGTGCATTTATGTTCTATCTGTCGACATCTGCTCTTAAGAAGTTGGTTATTAGAGCATCTCAAAAAGATAGAGAAAATTATCAGGAGTTCATGAAAAGAACCAAAGAATCAATCGAAGGAATATTCACTCTGAAACAGTATTCCGATTCAAGATTAATAGAAAATCTTACCAATACGAGCGCTAAGGAATGGAGCAAAGCAAACATTTTAGCGAGAATGGCAAACGAACTATCCAGCAAGAATGGTGAAATAAACAAAGGGATCGGAAATGCCATGGTGGTGATTGGTTTTGGAGTTTATCTTCTCTGGAAAGATGAGATAAGTGTTGGGATGCTCGTAGCATATAACTCTTACATGAACTGGATATACGATATCTTGAGGATGATGATCACGGGCCTAACAATGTTTTTCTCTTCAGTACCAAACTGGGAAAACTTTGCAAATATTTTCTCAATGCCCTTCGAAAAAGCAAACGGAGTAAGACTGGAAAAATTTGAAAAATTAGAAATCACACATGTGGAATTCAAATATAACGATGAAACCAAAATTCTCTCTGATTTACATTTCAAGCTCAATTTGGGGACAGAATAG
- a CDS encoding SPASM domain-containing protein has protein sequence MSGDLIISTFCPAGSNSFIVDILGNIYPCQLVVGDSKYRISNVVEHNEERILKDIKSWRSSALKQFVRAKHKKCRDCYFTYHCNRCVFKREYEKDMFKTCDVERKILETIIEVDPWSLSSTLEK, from the coding sequence TTGTCTGGAGATTTGATTATTAGTACTTTTTGCCCCGCTGGATCAAATTCGTTTATTGTAGATATTTTAGGGAATATATACCCATGTCAATTAGTTGTAGGAGATTCAAAATACAGGATATCGAATGTAGTTGAACATAATGAAGAAAGAATACTTAAAGATATAAAAAGCTGGAGATCTTCTGCTCTGAAACAATTCGTGCGGGCTAAGCATAAAAAATGCAGAGATTGTTATTTTACTTACCACTGTAATAGATGTGTTTTCAAGCGAGAATACGAAAAAGATATGTTTAAAACATGTGATGTTGAAAGAAAAATACTTGAAACGATAATAGAAGTTGATCCATGGTCTTTATCTTCCACCTTAGAAAAATAA
- a CDS encoding radical SAM protein, whose amino-acid sequence MHNVHVFGGEPLLNIEMIEKLLEILKQKHQKPRITIATSLFVSEEIVEYLVKICKFYEKDFQTYVVISLDGPREIHNYTRPSSNNMGSFEQIIRNIELFRQNNIPISFEVTYTSLHEKFGLDILKIYRYFYKKFNTINITVAPVYDWNNSLGRELKTNVSMVLEYYRALFFIKKDSQ is encoded by the coding sequence GTGCATAATGTTCATGTTTTTGGGGGAGAGCCACTTCTAAATATTGAAATGATAGAAAAATTACTTGAAATTTTAAAGCAAAAACATCAGAAGCCAAGGATAACTATAGCTACAAGTTTGTTTGTTTCCGAAGAAATTGTAGAGTATCTCGTCAAAATTTGCAAATTTTATGAGAAGGATTTTCAAACTTATGTGGTCATTAGTCTTGATGGTCCAAGAGAGATTCATAACTATACAAGACCCAGTTCTAATAACATGGGTAGTTTTGAGCAAATAATAAGAAATATAGAATTATTTAGGCAAAATAATATTCCTATATCGTTTGAAGTCACCTATACGAGTTTACATGAAAAATTTGGATTAGACATTTTGAAGATATACAGATATTTCTATAAAAAATTCAACACTATAAATATTACTGTTGCGCCAGTGTATGACTGGAATAATTCTTTAGGCAGAGAATTGAAAACTAATGTTTCTATGGTTTTAGAATATTACAGAGCGTTGTTTTTTATTAAAAAAGATTCGCAGTAG
- a CDS encoding Cys-rich RiPP peptide, which yields MQKMPKPIIPNDYLKPKQGCGGAGLVCGWCG from the coding sequence ATGCAGAAGATGCCAAAACCAATCATTCCCAATGATTATCTGAAACCAAAGCAAGGTTGCGGTGGCGCCGGACTTGTTTGTGGATGGTGTGGTTAA
- a CDS encoding ABC transporter ATP-binding protein, with the protein MNFKNIRKIFRFYSLIQKRFLILILVGGFLATFSVVLGFFIPLLVRDVIDGLTNMQLKLNTIYLLGIVYGASFVLTYVGDQIYLKAKYRAVSDLSSRIFNQSFFFPWQKLKQQGSAYYATLINHQLNEAFFVLDYGFFRNALVIVRTIFVLVMVFMWSKIFFILFVANAVIVGIYLNIIGRVTERPYSRMYELLRRVTNFITETFENIHEVLAGGAQKKRQEKCKEMYQEVADVVLKAELPRSRFDKVMIDLPEYFTRLFILIYGAYLVIGGKMTVGTIWALWNYFSFITEPLYMFRELARITTRVSANLDAVLDYFNEVRRAEEAFKKCEIKPISGSSVYELVDVTFGFEKGKSVLKQINFYVQSFEITAIVGLSGEGKSTLLNILLGLEQNYEGMVKLFGNDLKQVMPSVIFEHVAFYSQNVGIFNDTLENNIVLGREYNEEKLEKIIKELGIEHLRGRKLGEGGSFVSGGEKQRIQFARLFYANKPVVILDEPLTNLDTITEKLLLEKLVGFLKEKTAIMISHKPNIIRVASKIIFLENGKVSSVGRFEELMQNNAIFKRIIETYVNESKKIADKDV; encoded by the coding sequence ATGAATTTTAAGAATATCCGAAAGATCTTTCGTTTTTACTCTTTAATTCAAAAGCGGTTTTTGATACTTATACTGGTAGGCGGTTTTCTTGCAACATTTTCGGTTGTGTTGGGCTTTTTTATTCCTCTTCTTGTGAGAGATGTTATCGATGGGCTGACAAATATGCAGTTGAAATTGAACACGATTTACCTCCTTGGCATAGTTTATGGTGCATCGTTTGTTTTGACTTACGTTGGGGATCAGATCTATTTGAAAGCAAAATACAGAGCTGTGTCAGATTTGTCCAGCCGCATTTTTAATCAATCGTTTTTCTTTCCCTGGCAAAAGCTCAAGCAGCAAGGCTCTGCTTATTATGCTACCTTGATCAATCATCAACTCAACGAAGCTTTTTTTGTACTGGACTACGGTTTTTTCCGAAATGCCTTGGTGATAGTGCGTACCATATTTGTTTTGGTGATGGTTTTCATGTGGAGTAAGATCTTCTTTATTTTGTTCGTGGCGAACGCCGTGATAGTCGGAATCTATCTGAACATCATCGGCAGGGTAACAGAACGGCCGTATTCTCGAATGTACGAACTTCTGCGACGTGTAACAAATTTCATTACCGAAACATTTGAAAACATTCACGAAGTTCTCGCAGGAGGAGCTCAGAAAAAGCGGCAGGAAAAATGTAAAGAAATGTACCAGGAAGTAGCAGATGTCGTTCTAAAGGCGGAACTTCCCCGCTCGAGATTCGACAAAGTGATGATAGATCTACCGGAATACTTTACACGACTCTTCATCCTCATTTATGGAGCATACCTTGTGATAGGCGGAAAAATGACTGTGGGAACGATATGGGCGTTGTGGAACTACTTTTCTTTCATCACAGAACCTTTATATATGTTTCGGGAACTTGCTCGTATTACTACGCGAGTATCAGCAAATCTTGATGCTGTGCTTGACTATTTCAACGAAGTAAGACGAGCTGAAGAGGCTTTCAAAAAATGCGAAATAAAACCTATTTCTGGAAGTTCTGTTTACGAGCTTGTAGATGTTACCTTTGGCTTCGAAAAGGGGAAATCTGTTTTAAAACAGATCAATTTTTATGTACAGTCCTTTGAGATTACTGCCATCGTTGGGCTTTCTGGGGAAGGAAAGTCTACACTGCTGAACATATTGCTTGGTCTGGAACAGAATTATGAAGGGATGGTGAAACTTTTTGGAAACGATTTGAAGCAGGTAATGCCATCGGTTATTTTCGAACATGTTGCTTTTTATTCCCAGAACGTTGGTATATTCAACGATACTTTGGAAAACAACATAGTCCTTGGAAGAGAGTACAATGAAGAAAAACTCGAAAAAATCATAAAAGAACTTGGAATAGAGCATCTGAGAGGAAGAAAACTGGGGGAAGGAGGAAGCTTTGTCTCAGGAGGTGAAAAACAAAGAATCCAGTTTGCCAGGCTTTTTTATGCAAACAAACCTGTTGTTATTTTAGATGAACCTCTCACAAATCTGGACACTATAACTGAAAAACTCCTGCTGGAGAAACTGGTTGGATTTTTGAAAGAAAAAACAGCTATTATGATATCGCACAAACCGAACATTATCAGAGTCGCAAGTAAGATAATCTTCCTTGAAAATGGAAAAGTTTCTTCTGTTGGAAGGTTCGAAGAGTTGATGCAAAACAACGCAATATTCAAAAGGATAATAGAAACATACGTGAATGAATCGAAGAAGATCGCTGATAAAGATGTCTGA
- a CDS encoding radical SAM/SPASM domain-containing protein yields the protein MIKESYYNFRVKTNNGELLLYNTKTGAVALLNKKLSHELFRLLEGRQDFPSEFLSSLKNEGFLVSEEDDEISEIRSWHLKHINDPRFIHLTLLPAETCNFACPYCFQYRRRNKFMKPEVYEAILNLVEKLAVENSKRGDQTFLRISWFGGEPLLSIQGITYFHKKLEILCQKLPIKTSCSIVTNGYLLSNDVAKKLIELGITDFQITLDGDESSHDKLRVLRNGSPTFQTIYQNLINISNTDLNFKVAIRVNFIKTSIESAKNLLQKFVKDLGNDSRFIIYFRPVYHFETSRNGIQCLLKDIFDLENGLKQQLQFTLKVLEMLAPLRQEVNWLSPYGKALEILPAPTPCWCQAERRYSYIIGADGLLFPCDTFVGSKNHSIGSLLPNGEMVYNEKILQKWKSSIFDDPDRYSNCLKCKLLPICMGGCKRVRLSSGNTVCYLKEKDILFTMCKYTEILEDRISSPKEVG from the coding sequence ATGATCAAAGAAAGTTACTATAATTTTAGAGTGAAAACAAATAATGGTGAACTTCTCTTATACAACACAAAAACAGGTGCAGTTGCTTTGTTGAATAAAAAACTTTCTCATGAACTCTTTAGGCTTTTGGAGGGAAGACAGGATTTTCCCAGCGAGTTTTTGTCATCCTTGAAAAATGAGGGATTTCTTGTATCTGAAGAAGACGATGAAATTTCTGAAATTCGCTCTTGGCATTTAAAGCACATAAATGATCCGCGTTTCATTCATTTAACATTACTCCCTGCTGAAACCTGTAATTTTGCATGCCCTTATTGCTTTCAATATCGTAGGCGAAACAAATTTATGAAACCAGAAGTCTATGAAGCAATATTGAATCTAGTGGAGAAACTCGCTGTAGAAAACAGCAAACGCGGAGATCAAACTTTTCTGAGAATCTCATGGTTTGGTGGGGAACCCCTTCTCTCAATTCAAGGAATCACCTATTTTCATAAAAAGTTGGAGATATTATGCCAAAAGCTTCCTATCAAAACAAGTTGTTCAATTGTGACTAACGGGTACCTTTTGAGCAACGATGTTGCCAAAAAACTAATTGAATTAGGAATAACGGATTTCCAAATAACCCTTGATGGAGACGAATCGAGCCATGACAAACTCAGAGTACTCAGAAATGGTAGTCCTACTTTTCAAACGATTTATCAAAATCTGATAAATATCTCAAATACAGATCTGAACTTCAAAGTTGCGATAAGAGTAAATTTCATTAAAACAAGTATTGAATCCGCAAAGAATTTGCTTCAAAAGTTCGTAAAGGACCTTGGAAACGACTCTCGTTTTATTATATACTTTCGCCCAGTATATCATTTTGAAACTTCTAGGAACGGTATTCAATGTTTGCTGAAGGACATTTTTGATCTTGAAAATGGCTTAAAACAACAACTGCAATTTACATTGAAAGTCTTGGAAATGTTGGCACCTTTGCGACAAGAAGTCAACTGGCTTTCACCATATGGAAAGGCACTTGAAATATTGCCAGCTCCCACTCCTTGTTGGTGTCAAGCAGAGCGACGTTATAGTTACATAATAGGAGCAGATGGTTTGTTATTTCCATGTGATACTTTTGTTGGTAGCAAAAATCATAGTATTGGCTCTCTTTTACCCAACGGTGAGATGGTTTATAATGAAAAAATTCTCCAAAAGTGGAAATCTTCTATATTTGATGATCCTGATAGATATTCTAATTGTTTGAAATGCAAGCTTCTTCCGATTTGTATGGGCGGTTGTAAACGCGTTAGGTTATCATCTGGCAATACTGTTTGCTATTTGAAGGAAAAAGATATCTTGTTTACTATGTGTAAATACACTGAAATTCTTGAAGATAGAATCTCTTCCCCAAAGGAGGTGGGCTAA
- a CDS encoding ABC transporter substrate-binding protein, whose protein sequence is MSRWIVGSLLLLASVLSAVTLTVIGPWSGAEMEGFMPVLREFEKQTGIKIEYKIYRAEDLANLLPAQFAAKKTPGDVIFMWASFIREYGQKGHIMPLTNVIDESKYLPGSLDAVKVGKELYGVAYTGKVKPGFWYRKSFFEKYGLQPPKTWEEFVTLLEKIKNIPGIKAPIASGDGVGWPLSDVTEHFLITFGGPELQLDLIAGNVRWDSYIVRNAFEKLTSLLNKKYFGEPTEWTLVLKQWWNGDYGLYFMGSWITGMVDNPNDLGVFSLPGAKGVVFGADYAFVSKYTQYPEEAKKLIAWLSGPQGQAVQVKQGGHIATAVGIDLSNYPQVDREVAKIIEGVTALPDLDDSIGGEFQPAFWDQLKLLWVQPNRLNEVIQTLQEKAPKK, encoded by the coding sequence ATGTCAAGGTGGATCGTTGGCTCTTTATTGTTACTCGCCAGTGTTCTAAGTGCTGTAACACTTACTGTCATAGGTCCATGGTCTGGAGCAGAGATGGAAGGTTTCATGCCAGTTCTTCGTGAGTTTGAGAAACAAACCGGGATAAAGATCGAGTACAAGATTTACAGGGCAGAAGATCTTGCAAACCTATTACCTGCACAATTTGCGGCGAAAAAAACACCTGGTGATGTTATTTTCATGTGGGCGAGTTTTATAAGAGAATACGGACAAAAGGGACACATCATGCCTCTCACCAATGTGATCGATGAGAGTAAATACCTACCAGGATCGCTTGATGCGGTAAAAGTCGGTAAGGAGCTCTACGGTGTTGCCTACACCGGGAAGGTTAAGCCAGGATTCTGGTACAGAAAATCGTTCTTTGAAAAATACGGTTTACAACCACCAAAGACATGGGAAGAGTTTGTCACGTTGCTCGAAAAAATAAAGAACATACCCGGTATCAAAGCTCCTATTGCGAGTGGCGATGGCGTTGGCTGGCCTCTTTCAGATGTTACAGAACATTTCTTGATAACTTTTGGTGGACCTGAGTTGCAACTCGATTTGATAGCAGGGAACGTTAGATGGGATAGTTACATAGTCAGAAATGCATTTGAAAAATTGACGTCGTTGCTAAACAAGAAATATTTTGGAGAGCCAACGGAATGGACACTTGTCTTAAAACAGTGGTGGAACGGTGATTATGGACTCTATTTTATGGGAAGTTGGATAACCGGTATGGTAGATAATCCAAATGATCTTGGTGTGTTCTCACTACCAGGAGCAAAGGGTGTTGTTTTTGGTGCCGATTATGCATTTGTATCTAAGTACACTCAATATCCCGAAGAGGCAAAGAAACTCATCGCATGGCTCTCTGGTCCTCAGGGACAGGCTGTTCAGGTAAAGCAAGGTGGTCATATAGCAACGGCTGTTGGAATTGATCTTTCAAATTATCCACAGGTTGATAGAGAAGTTGCCAAGATAATTGAAGGTGTAACAGCCTTGCCAGATCTTGATGATTCTATTGGTGGTGAATTCCAACCTGCGTTCTGGGATCAGTTGAAATTACTCTGGGTACAACCAAACAGACTCAATGAAGTTATACAGACATTGCAAGAGAAGGCGCCTAAGAAGTGA
- a CDS encoding carbohydrate ABC transporter permease, whose product MKTKKRYVLFFVLPAVTLLLIFVVYPVLKTILLSFLDSNGDFVGLKNYVNVLKSKEILDVRGFSRGFPLGALVHNLLWIAIHLPLIIILGLTLSVFLKNVKGGSIIKSIIFLGMVMPMVVGGVMISFIFDKNLGIINGFLSLFGVQPRTWTAHPDSALLSLIFGSVWLWTGFSVILYSAGLETIPKDYYEAAQLDGAGPWKIFTKITVPLLKPVTVVVITMTLLWELKVFDIVYIATMGGPGGASNVLALQMYTYAFRTLDFNRSAVVAVILTLSTLSVGLSLLGSVKDEQA is encoded by the coding sequence ATGAAAACTAAAAAACGCTATGTTTTGTTTTTTGTTTTACCAGCTGTGACATTGCTATTGATCTTTGTTGTTTATCCAGTTTTGAAAACAATTTTGCTGAGCTTTCTTGATTCGAATGGAGATTTTGTTGGATTGAAAAATTACGTGAATGTTCTCAAGAGTAAAGAAATATTAGATGTTAGGGGCTTTTCCAGGGGGTTTCCCCTGGGAGCCCTTGTTCATAATCTGCTCTGGATAGCCATTCATTTGCCACTGATAATTATTTTGGGGTTGACTCTCTCGGTTTTTCTGAAAAATGTAAAAGGTGGATCTATAATAAAATCCATCATCTTTCTTGGTATGGTAATGCCTATGGTTGTTGGAGGTGTGATGATAAGTTTCATCTTTGACAAAAATCTCGGCATTATAAATGGATTTTTGAGTCTCTTTGGAGTTCAGCCAAGGACATGGACTGCACATCCAGATAGTGCATTGCTTTCCCTTATCTTTGGATCTGTCTGGCTCTGGACAGGTTTTTCTGTGATACTCTACTCTGCTGGCTTAGAAACGATACCCAAGGACTACTACGAGGCGGCACAGTTAGATGGTGCAGGACCGTGGAAAATCTTCACAAAAATAACCGTGCCACTTTTGAAACCTGTGACAGTGGTTGTAATCACCATGACTTTGCTTTGGGAACTGAAGGTCTTTGATATTGTTTATATAGCAACAATGGGTGGCCCTGGTGGAGCTTCAAATGTTCTTGCTTTGCAGATGTACACCTATGCATTCAGAACTCTTGATTTTAATCGCTCAGCAGTTGTAGCCGTTATTTTGACTCTCTCAACTCTTAGTGTGGGGCTTTCACTTCTTGGATCTGTGAAGGATGAGCAAGCATGA
- a CDS encoding carbohydrate ABC transporter permease — translation MRKSFFTLFGWLIAFIWIIPFFGVFMTAIRPLEELLNGWWRFDSFTPSLKNFVDALNHPTANLSKGIVNSLIVAVPATVLPLIFGTMAGYGFSRYKFTLKIPLFTLVVITLALPQQTIAVPIFQLLNAMNLIDSYLGLIIVHTAWGIPWITFFMRNFFVTIPKAMEEASRIDGANDITTFFRIVLPLALPAIGSAFALQFTWVWSDFFLALIIIYSPDKLLATQRIPLMRGVYHVDWGLLSAAAMIVMIVPILVYLLLQKYYIKGMIGWSLK, via the coding sequence ATGAGAAAGTCTTTCTTTACACTCTTTGGATGGTTGATTGCCTTTATATGGATCATTCCATTTTTTGGTGTTTTCATGACTGCGATAAGACCTCTGGAGGAATTGTTGAATGGTTGGTGGAGATTTGACTCGTTTACACCGAGTTTGAAAAATTTTGTAGATGCTTTGAATCACCCAACGGCTAATCTGTCGAAAGGTATAGTGAATTCGTTGATAGTGGCTGTTCCTGCGACGGTTTTGCCCCTTATATTTGGCACCATGGCAGGTTATGGTTTTTCAAGATACAAATTCACTTTAAAGATACCTTTGTTCACGCTTGTGGTTATTACTCTGGCTCTTCCACAACAGACAATTGCCGTGCCGATTTTTCAACTTTTGAATGCAATGAATTTGATAGATAGTTATCTTGGATTGATTATCGTTCATACGGCGTGGGGTATTCCATGGATCACTTTCTTCATGAGAAACTTTTTCGTGACCATACCAAAAGCAATGGAGGAGGCTTCGAGAATAGATGGAGCAAATGATATAACAACTTTCTTCAGGATCGTTCTGCCGTTAGCTTTACCTGCGATAGGCTCAGCCTTTGCTTTGCAGTTTACTTGGGTTTGGAGTGATTTTTTCCTGGCACTCATAATTATATATTCTCCAGACAAACTCCTTGCGACACAGAGAATACCGTTGATGAGGGGTGTCTATCATGTAGATTGGGGATTGTTATCTGCGGCGGCAATGATTGTTATGATCGTTCCCATATTGGTCTATTTATTGCTACAAAAATATTATATTAAGGGTATGATCGGTTGGTCTTTGAAATAA
- a CDS encoding glycosyltransferase, which translates to MKVNLKDRSIEEYRNIINDEVEKIKELAKPLKGKRVIHVNATAFGGGVAEILQNLVPLMRSVGIDTDWYAIQAPNEFFNVTKKFHNTLQGAQIEISEEEWRLYENVCEQNAKIIDENADIVVIHDPQPAAIRLFAKTKPSTKWFWRCHIDLSTPNKVIWNRFAKYLERYDKMIFHLDEYFPGDVVDRCIAFPPSIDPLSEKNMELDDAFVQETLKRLKIDLQRPLITVVARFDPWKDLFSAIDVYRMVKKVEPSVQLAIVSAMASDDPEGWVFFEKVIRYAGTDEDIIFCTNLNGVGNREVNAIQRMSTVALHTATREGFGLVISEALYKNVPVVARPVGGVKIQVKHGECGYLAHDKHELADYIIKLMKDENLRKRMGQVGRRVVVENFIITVNLKNYLKAFLSS; encoded by the coding sequence ATGAAGGTAAATCTCAAGGACAGGTCTATTGAAGAGTACAGAAATATCATCAATGATGAGGTTGAAAAGATCAAAGAACTTGCCAAACCTCTTAAAGGTAAAAGAGTGATACACGTGAATGCAACTGCCTTTGGAGGTGGAGTTGCGGAGATTTTGCAGAATTTAGTGCCACTGATGAGATCTGTTGGAATTGATACAGATTGGTATGCGATACAAGCACCAAATGAATTTTTTAATGTGACAAAAAAGTTTCATAACACACTTCAAGGTGCGCAGATTGAGATCTCTGAAGAGGAGTGGAGACTGTACGAAAATGTGTGTGAACAAAATGCGAAAATTATAGATGAAAATGCAGACATAGTTGTAATTCACGATCCGCAACCAGCTGCAATAAGGCTTTTTGCAAAAACAAAACCTTCGACAAAGTGGTTTTGGAGATGTCACATAGATCTTTCGACACCAAATAAGGTAATTTGGAATAGGTTTGCAAAATATTTGGAAAGATATGATAAGATGATCTTTCACCTTGATGAGTATTTTCCTGGGGATGTTGTTGATAGATGCATAGCTTTTCCACCGAGTATAGATCCTCTGAGCGAGAAAAATATGGAGCTGGATGATGCCTTTGTACAAGAAACACTCAAGAGATTGAAGATAGATCTGCAAAGGCCTTTGATAACGGTCGTTGCGAGATTCGATCCATGGAAAGATCTTTTCTCGGCGATAGATGTCTACAGAATGGTCAAGAAAGTAGAACCATCTGTCCAATTGGCGATTGTTTCTGCCATGGCTTCAGACGATCCTGAAGGTTGGGTGTTTTTCGAAAAGGTCATAAGATACGCGGGTACTGACGAAGACATAATCTTTTGTACTAATTTAAATGGTGTGGGGAACAGAGAAGTTAATGCGATTCAAAGGATGTCTACTGTGGCACTTCATACGGCAACGAGAGAGGGCTTTGGTCTTGTTATAAGTGAGGCTCTCTATAAAAATGTGCCTGTAGTTGCAAGACCTGTTGGTGGTGTGAAGATACAGGTCAAACATGGCGAATGTGGATATCTTGCACACGATAAGCACGAACTTGCCGATTATATAATCAAGTTGATGAAGGATGAAAATTTGAGAAAAAGAATGGGTCAGGTTGGAAGAAGAGTTGTAGTGGAAAACTTCATAATAACGGTTAATCTCAAGAACTATTTGAAGGCATTTCTATCGTCATGA